From one Sardina pilchardus chromosome 6, fSarPil1.1, whole genome shotgun sequence genomic stretch:
- the si:dkey-71b5.6 gene encoding RIIa domain-containing protein 1: protein MAGSSFLENLDIDALSPEQQDKLRQFKIQTRIANEKYLRTHPEVEVLLSHFLRDVFLKRPADIREFAAEHFTDPDLPQKIQSELQHDDK from the exons ATGGCGGGGTCAAGCTTCTTGGAGAATCTCGATATTGATGCACTGAGTCCGGAACAGCAAGACAAACTCCGGCAGTTCAAG ATACAGACACGAATTGCGAATGAGAAATATTTGAGAACTCATCCAGAGGTGGAAGTCTTGCTGAGTCACTTTTTGCG ggatgtgtttttgaaaagacCTGCGGACATTCGTGAGTTTGCTGCAG AACATTTCACAGATCCAGACCTTCCTCAGAAAATTCAGTCTGAACTGCAGCATGATGACAAATGA
- the otoa gene encoding otoancorin — protein MQTQRGKALLFVLLADLVITVMPLELMVSVMPGGNDTTMGIPRMTPEFKEMAKKLMLKCSKMGYQPPAIPELAHDSSAEEEGMMPRNPFSLFPSLLSSLPPPPPPPPLLTSSRLARLSNSSVDGPDMEADWNVTEQLLNVTTLPEMIDIMKNSTDQPRCFLQTFISPVAWSAIMQNGLWVQPEDLSKLLWAAKPYLENMPSQYIDLPPRPDRPRLAEMMKMFSEVFSSLSEEQRDQIREWVKASVLENEFNCVPNNPAQRPKPPLAWIMGAKPKPGRPGALGPVWHDPKSLLDSEGRKRVRCPPRQPWLNITVLRIMGRFLSRLSPQEVRAIPSEALCQFFQSQDFPPSFQRVGAIKASLGRTIMSRLRTCSSSSQEFLQHTASLGSLACFYDGRVASLNATISKRLLSQLEECQNSASKKLKKQLVRKLFSSADAVPGPELLESLGSAVSALPPSRLIRFSAKALANTLPSLSRATWSAAQAKTLAKALLKTQNISSSDLLSLGTVVRGVASSVLQSVRGEELLRGEERERLEGVSQKMSSLQRKALLKGMRSSVNVSALVLNVPAPLLSSLSLSTLGRARLTSMEQLEGRKWTRAQSAFLLKKILGRKLKRQHLRRLGQAIQGVTCEMIDSLIQNETMESMEALSQSFGWLDKTQISCAARKLFDTLEQNRTDYFSNVTEDELQSIPAMMIIHLPARRIRGLPVSVCGVFLEKMAAVNLSCLPHSSPSRSALTQRALDCLGKNMSDVSTEEVLSLGPLLCELAPRQLRSLAPEVLNSTLLELASCPYIRRSYRAPLFRMVTDMFGQPSDWSEEDMMSLRPFLLLDNSTLRTLPNRPWLRSSLSDLMDSLPAQTSAMVPEEFRPSPDLSTLRWKLFVLTTREDSQTSAPAQRRRRREAMAADGPTSDLMEELGEDNVFWSPAQLANMSSETFTESASQLGEIRDFTDEQLASLRQKAIESLGPVEQLNESQVVELGCVSQGFSAEELRQLNISTLDTLELLSTCKWTQAQRRAVWQGFTERTGVSAAGLAELDVVGLGQFICGLQPDEAQQLANDSFREAAEAIGCTPCEMPQLESFKRKAVAVFGEPQSWSEGQVMSLGNIMAGLEAAELQSLNSSVLSFIMSSAIPLIPPMHLAALSVSQLQALGPDNAAMVTEAQQAELGEEQRKGLADALGVAYTRTEEPSSGGSQSGASGQENSPVPQTGGSTSLTMGGIVVFLKPLLFLLLGFMLD, from the exons ATGCAAACTCAGAGGGGAAAAGCTCTGCTCTTTGTCCTTTTGGCTGACTTGGTTATCACAG TCATGCCACTGGAATTGATGGTCAGTGTGATGCCAGGGGGCAACGACACCACAATGGGTATCCCCCGCATGACCCCTGAGTTCAAGGAGATGGCCAAGAAACTG ATGCTCAAGTGCTCTAAAATGG GATACCAGCCACCAGCTATCCCAGAGCTGGCACACGACAG CTCGGCGGAAGAGGAGGGGATGATGCCACGGAAcccgttctctctcttcccctcgctcctgtcctccctcccccctcctcctcctcctcctcctcttcttacGTCCTCACGATTGGCACGCCTGTCCAACAGTTCAGTGGACGGGCCTGACATGGAAGCAGATTGG AATGTCACTGAGCAGCTGTTGAACGTCACCACTCTGCCCGAGATGATCGACATCATGAAGAACTCTACC GACCAGCCGCGCTGTTTCTTGCAAACGTTCATCTCCCCAGTGGCCTGGTCAGCCATCATGCAGAACGGCCTGTGGGTCCAGCCAGAGGACCTGTCCAAGCTGCTGTGGGCGGCCAAGCCCTATCTGGAGAACATGCCCTCTCAATACATAGACCTGCCCCCACGTCCAGACCGACCACGTCTGGCtgagat GATGAAGATGTTTAGTGAAGTGTTCAGCTCTCTGTCGGAAGAGCAGAGGGACCAGATCAGAGAGTGGGTGAAAGCCAGTGTGCTGGAGAATGAGTTTAACTGCGTACCAAACAACCCCGCCCAGAGACCCAAACCACCACTAGCCTGGATCATGGGAGCAAAACCAAAACCAGGTCGGCCTGGAGCACTGGGACCGGTTTGGCATGACCCAAAGTCCCTCTTGGACTCAG AAGGTCGAAAACGTGTCCGCTGCCCCCCGAGGCAGCCCTGGCTGAACATCACGGTGCTGAGGATCATGGGACGTTTCCTGTCTCGTCTGTCTCCACAGGAAGTGAGAGCCATCCCCTCAGAAGCG cttTGCCAGTTCTTCCAGAGTCAAGActtccctccatccttccaGAGGGTGGGGGCCATCAAGGCCTCTCTGGGCAGGACCATCATGAGCAGACTCCGAACATGCTCCTCAAGCTCACAGGAATTCCTGCAACATACGGCAAG CCTGGGTTCGCTGGCCTGCTTCTATGATGGTAGGGTCGCGTCTCTGAACGCTACCATAAGCAAGCGACTCCTATCTCAGCTAGAGGAGTGCCAGAATTCAGCCAGCAAAAAG TTGAAGAAGCAGCTGGTGCGTAAGCTCTTCTCCTCGGCCGACGCGGTCCCAGGCCCCGAGCTCCTGGAGTCTCTGGGCTCGGCTGTGTCCGCACTGCCCCCCTCCAGACTGATCCGCTTCTCCGCCAAGGCCCTGGCCAACACCCTGCCCAGCCTCAGCAGAGCCACGTGGAGCGCTGCCCAGGCCAAAACCCTGGCCAAGGCCCTGCTGAAGACCCAG AACATCTCCAGCTCTGACCTGCTGTCTCTGGGGACGGTGGTGCGGGGAGTGGCCAGCTCTGTGCTCCAGAGCGTGAGGGGCGAGGAGCTcctgaggggggaggagagggagcgccTGGAGGGGGTCAGCCAGAAGATGTCCTCCCTGCAGAGGAAGGCGCTACtgaagggg atgcgcAGCTCTGTGAATGTGTCGGCGCTGGTGCTGAACGTCCCCGCGCCGCTGCTCTCCAGCCTGTCCCTCAGCACCCTGGGCCGGGCCCGGCTCACGTCTATGGAACAGCTGGAGGGACGCAAGTGGACGCGCGCACAG TCCGCTTTCCTGCTGAAGAAGATTCTGGGTCGGAAACTGAAGCGTCAGCATCTAAG GAGGCTTGGTCAGGCTATACAAGGCGTGACCTGCGAGATGATTGACAGCCTGATCCAAAACGAGACCATGGAAAGCATGGAGGCCCTCTCTCAGTCCTTTGGCTGGCTCGACAAAACCCAG ATCAGCTGTGCTGCGCGTAAGCTCTTTGACACGCTGGAGCAGAACAGGACAGACTATTTCAGCAACGTCACCGAGGACGAGCTGCAGAGCATCCCTGCAATGATGATCATTCACCTTCC GGCGCGGAGGATCCGCGGTCTGCCCGTCTCCGTGTGTGGGGTGTTCCTGGAGAAGATGGCGGCGGTGAACCTCTCCTGCCTGCCCCACAGCTCCCCCTCACGCTCCGCCCTCACTCAGAGAGCACTGGACTGCCtg gGTAAGAACATGTCTGACGTGTCCACAGAGGAGGTGCTGTCCCTGGGGCCACTGCTGTGTGAGCTGGCCCCCCGGCAGCTGCGCTCCCTGGCCCCTGAGGTCCTCAACAGCACGCTGCTGGAGCTCGCCTCCTGCCCTTACATCAGACGCAGCTACAGGGCGCCGCTCTTCAGGATGGTCACAGACATGTTTGG GCAACCATCAGACTGGTCGGAGGAGGATATGATGTCACTCAGGCCCTTCCTCCTGCTGGATAACTCCACTCTCAGAACACTCCCAAATAGG CCCTGGCTGAGATCATCCCTCTCTGATTTGATGGACAGCCTACCTGCCCAAACCTCCGCTATGGTCCCAGAGGAGTTCCGCCCCTCGCCTGACCTGTCCACTCTGCGCTGGAAGCTCTTTGTCCTGACCACCAGAGAGGACAGCCAGACCAGCGCTCCTGCCCAGCGccgcaggaggagagagg cCATGGCAGCGGACGGGCCCACTTCGGACCTGATGGAGGAGCTGGGGGAGGACAACGTGTTCTGGAGCCCAGCACAGCTGGCCAACATGTCCAGCGAGACCTTCACCGAGTCCGCCTCCCAGCTGGGGGAGATACGGGACTTCACCGATGAACAGCTCGCCTCTCTCCGTCAGAAAGCTATAGAG TCCCTGGGCCCTGTGGAGCAGCTGAATGAGAGCCAGGTGGTGGAGCTGGGCTGTGTGTCTCAGGGCTTCAGCGCTGAGGAGCTGCGGCAGCTCAACATCTCAACACTGGACACACTGGAGCTGTTGTCCACCTGCAAATGGACCCAAGCTCAG AGGAGGGCCGTGTGGCAGGGCTTCACGGAGCGCACGGGCGTGTCTGCGGCCGGACTGGCGGAGCTGGACGTGGTGGGTCTGGGCCAGTTCATCTGCGGGCTCCAGCCAGACGAGGCCCAGCAGCTCGCCAACGACTCCTTCAG ggagGCTGCAGAGGCGATAGGCTGCACCCCATGTGAAATGCCACAGCTGGAGAGCTTCAAGAGGAAGGCTGTGGCCGTGTTCGGGGAGCCTCAGAGCTGGAGCGAGGGCCAGGTCATGTCCCTGGGAAACATCATGG CTGGTCTGGAGGCTGCAGAGCTGCAGAGTCTCAACTCATCCGTTCTCTCCTTCATCATGTCCTCCGCCatccccctcatcccccccatGCACTTGGCT GCTCTGTCAGTCAGCCAGCTGCAGGCGCTGGGTCCTGACAACGCTGCCATGGTGACGGAGGCTCAGCAGGCGGAGCTGggggaggagcagaggaagggTCTGGCTGACGCGCTGGGAGTGGCCTACACGCGCACTGAGGAGCCCAGCTCGGGAGGCTCTCAGTCCGGCGCCAGTGGACAGGAGAACTCCCCCGTGCCCCAGACCGGAG GTTCCACCAGTCTCACCATGGGGGGAATTGTGGTCTTCCTGAAGCCCTTACTGTTTCTGCTACTAGGATTTATGTTAGATTAG